The DNA segment ACTGGTAGATCTCCTTCAGCACGGGGTGGGGGGAGGGGTTCTCGCGCCGGTAGACGGGCAGGCCGGCTCGGACGCGCCCGAAGCCGCTTCGAACGCCGACGCGCAACACGTACAGCGGCAGGTCGGGCGGGTTATGGGCGCCCAACTCGACGACGGCGCCGGGATTGCGCTCGATGTCGATCGCTACCGGCTCGACGCCGCCGGTCTGATCCGTGACCACGCGCTTTGTCCAGCCCCAGAGACTCAGTACCCCCACCCCGCAGGCATTTGATGGCGGATCGTGTCGACGCCGCGCTCACCGGTGCGGATGCGCACGACGTCGGAGACCGGAATCACGAAGAGCAACCCGTCGCCCGTCTCGCCCGTGTAGGCGGCGGCCACGATCGCCTCGACGGCGCGATCGGTCAGGTCCGCCGCGACGACGCTCTCGACCTTGAGCTTCGGCAGCAGGCTGATGTTGGCCTGGGAGCCCCGGTAGTGCTCGGTGTAGCCCTTCTGGCGACCGCAGCCCTTCACCTCGGTGACGTTCAGGCCGCTGACTCCGATCTCGTCGAGCGCGTCCTGAACCTCCTGAAGGCGCTCGTAGCGGATGATCGCCTCGATCTTGTTTACCTGTGTCTCAGACATGCGCGCCACCTCCTCGGCTTCGCCTCCGGGGGTGCGCGGTCACCGCCGGGACGGGCTTTGTGTCTACTCCAATCACGGCATGCCCTCCGAGGCGCCGAGCCCAATCGGGGCGGGCCGCGGTGCCGGCCGCCCCGCCGGCGGCGCCGGCTGGTGGTACTCGTAGCCCGGCACGGGCATGAACTGCTCCGGGTAGCCCCACATGCCGTGCTCGGCCATGTCGAGGCCGTAGTTCTCCTCCTCCGGCTTCACCCGGAGGCCGATGGTGGCCTTGATCGCGAAGAAGGTCGCGAAGCTGAGTGCGAACACCGTGGCGAACGCGGCGCCCACCGCCGCCGCCTGGGCGAAGAACTGGTCCATGCTCCCCGTGTAGACGAGTCCGCCCTCGCCGACGCCGTTGAGCGTCGCCAAAGTCGGGTCTGTGAACAGGCCACAGGCCAGGGTTCCCCAGACGCCGGCCAGGCCGTGCGCCGAGAGCGCGCCCACCGGGTCGTCGAGCACCTTCTCGATTGCCAACACGCCGACCACGACGATGATCCCGGCGACGAAGCCGATGATCGTTGCCGCCCACGGGTTGACGTACCCCGAGGGCGCTGTGATCGCGACCAGGGCGGCGATCGCCCCGTTGCAGGCCATGCCGATGTCCGGCTTGCGGGTCTTCAGCCAGATCGTTGCCAGCGCCCCGAGCACCCCGCAGGCAGCGGCGATGTTGGTCACGAGGGCGATGTCGGCGAAGCGGATATCACCGTTCTGGCCGGTTGAGCTGAGAGCGCTCAAAGTCGAGCCGGGGTTGAAGCCGAACCAGCCGAACCAGAGGATGAGCGTGGCGAGGCCGACGAATGGCATCGAGTGACCCGGGATCACGTTCGGCTTGCCATCCGGGCCGTACTTGCCGCGTCGCGGGCCGAGCAGCAGCAGCACCGCCAGGGCCCCGGTGGCGCCGGTCAGGTGGACCACGGTCGAGCCGGCGAAGTCCTGCGAGCCCAGATCGGCCGCGAGCCACCCGTACGAAAACAGCCAGTGGGCGATCAGCGGGTAGATGATCGCCGAGAAGACGATCGCATAGATGAAGTAGACGCCGAACTTGATCCGCTCCAGCGTCGTGCCCCAGACGATTGCCAGCGACACCGCACAGAAGACGAACTCGAAAAACCACTTACCTGAGAGCCCCACCTGGGAGAAGGCGAGACCGGGGAAGTCCTTGACGACGTTGTCGCTGTTGAGGGCGAAGCCGGTATTGCCGATGATCGAGCCGGCGTCGCCGGAGAAGCCGAGGGCGAAGCCGACCGCCCAGAAGACGACGGCGCAGATCGAGAAGTTCATGAGGATCTTGGCGATCACCGTGCCAACGTTCTTTTGGCGCGAGAAGCCGATCTCCAGGAAGGCGAAGCCCGCCTGCATGAACATCACCAGGATCGCGGCGACGACCACCCACATCGTGTCGGTGGCGAGGTCGTTGGCCTGGATCTTGTCGCGGAGATGGGCGACCTGGTCGGTGACTACGCCAAGTACTCCGAGATCCATGACCGCGAGATCCATGCCAGCGCTCGTCCTTTCCGGTTGGGTGTTCGATCGAGCGGCGGCGCTGTGCAAAGGCATGCGCCGCGCCAGCCGTATCCTGCGCGGCGAAGGCACGCCTGGCATTGGCCCGGAGTACAGGATTTGCGCGGGGCCCTTATCCGAGTGGAGAAACGATCCTCGGAAGCTGCGGGAATCCGGGTGGGCCCCGGGGAAGAGCTAGATTTGGTGCTCGGCCGGAGCCTGGAACCGGCGCCTGCGCCGGCGGGGCTTTCCGGCTTCGCCGGGTGCGGCCGACGGCGCCGCCTCCGCCAGTTCGGCGATTGAGGCCTCGAGATCGCCGGCCAGGTGGTCCAGGTCCGGCATCGCGTCGTAGTCGGCGGTGAGGCCGAAGTTGACGCGCCCGTTGTAGCTCATGAGTGCGAAGCAGACTCCCTGGTTCTTTGCCAGGGGCACCATCGGGAAGACGTCCTGGAGCTCCCGCCCGAGCAGGTAGAGCGGGAACTGCGGCCCCGGAACGTTCGTGACCACCAGGTTGAAGAACCGCTGGCGGGATTGAAGCCGGGCCGCCTGGGCGGCGATCGTGGGGGGTGCAAAATCGGTCACCTCGCTGAGCAGGCTGGCGCCAACGGCCTGCTTCGAGGACTTTAGGTCTCCCATGGTCGTCGTGACCACGCGCAGGCGCTCGATCGGGTCCTCGCACCAGACGGGCAGCGGCGCCATCATCGCCGAGACACGATTGCCGAGCGCCCCGTGCTCGTCCTCAGCGCGGACGCTGATCGGCACCATGGCCCGCAGCGCCAGGTCCTTGGTCGAGTGACCGCGGGCCCGTAGGTATCTGCCCAGGGCGCCCGAGACCGCCGCCAGGACCACGTCGTTCACAGTGCCGCCCGCGAGATTCTTGACCTGCTTCAGCTCCGAGAGGTCGGTGCGCACCCAGGCGAAGCGCCGGTAGGGTCCGATCTGGACGTTGAACACGGAAGGGGGGGCGGAGAGGCCGGTCCGAGCGATTGAGCCAGCCGCCCCAAGGCCCTCGAGCGCCGCGCCGGCGGCATGGCGCGGCGCCCGCAGCAGCGCTCGGACGCCTCGCACGATCTCGGCCGGGCTGGTGGCGCGCTCGATCAGCGCCTCGGCCAGTAGCTGCGGGTCGCTGGGCTCCGGATCCGGAAGCCACGGGTCGGGCTCGGGCGCCGGTTCGGGGTCCCGGTCGAGATCGAAGAGGACGGTTGTTATGTCAACTCCGGAGACTCCGTCAACGAGGCAGTGGTGGGTCTTGGCGACGAGCGCGAAGCGGTCCCTCTCCACGCCATCGACCAGCCAGATCTCCCAGACCGGCTTTGAGCGGTCAAGGCGCTGCGAGAAGATCCGCGCGGCGAGCGTTCGCAGCTGATCCTCGCTGCCCGGGGGAGGGAGAGCGGTATGGCGGATGTGGTAGTCGAGGTTGAGGTTGGGATCGTCGATCCAGACGGGGCGCCCCTGTCCGAAGGGGACGAAACGCAGCTTCTGCCGGAAGCG comes from the Solirubrobacterales bacterium genome and includes:
- a CDS encoding ammonium transporter is translated as MDLAVMDLGVLGVVTDQVAHLRDKIQANDLATDTMWVVVAAILVMFMQAGFAFLEIGFSRQKNVGTVIAKILMNFSICAVVFWAVGFALGFSGDAGSIIGNTGFALNSDNVVKDFPGLAFSQVGLSGKWFFEFVFCAVSLAIVWGTTLERIKFGVYFIYAIVFSAIIYPLIAHWLFSYGWLAADLGSQDFAGSTVVHLTGATGALAVLLLLGPRRGKYGPDGKPNVIPGHSMPFVGLATLILWFGWFGFNPGSTLSALSSTGQNGDIRFADIALVTNIAAACGVLGALATIWLKTRKPDIGMACNGAIAALVAITAPSGYVNPWAATIIGFVAGIIVVVGVLAIEKVLDDPVGALSAHGLAGVWGTLACGLFTDPTLATLNGVGEGGLVYTGSMDQFFAQAAAVGAAFATVFALSFATFFAIKATIGLRVKPEEENYGLDMAEHGMWGYPEQFMPVPGYEYHQPAPPAGRPAPRPAPIGLGASEGMP
- a CDS encoding P-II family nitrogen regulator; protein product: MSETQVNKIEAIIRYERLQEVQDALDEIGVSGLNVTEVKGCGRQKGYTEHYRGSQANISLLPKLKVESVVAADLTDRAVEAIVAAAYTGETGDGLLFVIPVSDVVRIRTGERGVDTIRHQMPAGWGY
- a CDS encoding wax ester/triacylglycerol synthase family O-acyltransferase gives rise to the protein MAHGDRLSGLDASFLHLEDGPAHMHVASTTVFEGPPPAYEELRDHIASRLHLVPRFRQKLRFVPFGQGRPVWIDDPNLNLDYHIRHTALPPPGSEDQLRTLAARIFSQRLDRSKPVWEIWLVDGVERDRFALVAKTHHCLVDGVSGVDITTVLFDLDRDPEPAPEPDPWLPDPEPSDPQLLAEALIERATSPAEIVRGVRALLRAPRHAAGAALEGLGAAGSIARTGLSAPPSVFNVQIGPYRRFAWVRTDLSELKQVKNLAGGTVNDVVLAAVSGALGRYLRARGHSTKDLALRAMVPISVRAEDEHGALGNRVSAMMAPLPVWCEDPIERLRVVTTTMGDLKSSKQAVGASLLSEVTDFAPPTIAAQAARLQSRQRFFNLVVTNVPGPQFPLYLLGRELQDVFPMVPLAKNQGVCFALMSYNGRVNFGLTADYDAMPDLDHLAGDLEASIAELAEAAPSAAPGEAGKPRRRRRRFQAPAEHQI